From Ramlibacter tataouinensis, the proteins below share one genomic window:
- the pgsA gene encoding CDP-diacylglycerol--glycerol-3-phosphate 3-phosphatidyltransferase — MFLTVPTILTWTRIVAIPLIVGVFYLGLNPAVQNLIATAMFIAFAATDWLDGYLARKLNQASSFGAFLDPVADKFLVCACLLVLVHLGRADVFVALIIIGREIAISALREWMAHIGAAKSVAVHMLGKVKTTVQMVAIPFLLFDGVLFRLIDTRTWGTWLIWLSAILTVWSMVYYLQKALPEIRSRVK, encoded by the coding sequence ATGTTCCTCACGGTACCCACGATCCTGACCTGGACACGCATCGTCGCCATTCCGCTGATCGTGGGGGTGTTCTACCTGGGTCTCAATCCGGCGGTCCAGAACCTGATCGCCACCGCCATGTTCATCGCCTTCGCGGCGACCGATTGGCTCGACGGCTACCTGGCGCGCAAACTCAATCAGGCGTCCTCCTTCGGCGCCTTCCTCGATCCGGTCGCGGACAAGTTCCTGGTCTGCGCCTGCCTGCTGGTGCTGGTGCACCTGGGACGGGCCGACGTGTTCGTGGCGCTGATCATCATCGGGCGTGAGATCGCGATCTCGGCCCTGCGTGAATGGATGGCGCACATCGGCGCCGCCAAGAGCGTGGCCGTGCACATGCTGGGCAAGGTCAAGACCACGGTGCAGATGGTGGCCATTCCCTTCCTGCTGTTCGACGGCGTGCTGTTCCGGCTGATCGACACGCGCACCTGGGGCACCTGGCTGATCTGGCTGTCGGCCATCCTCACCGTCTGGTCGATGGTCTACTACCTGCAAAAGGCGCTGCCAGAGATCCGCAGCCGGGTGAAGTGA
- a CDS encoding alpha/beta fold hydrolase — MLDGFERFDFARDGVRLHGARSGRGPALLMLHGHPQTHAMWHRVAPALVERFTVVLMDLRGYGDSGRPAAGEGSAAYAKREMASDAMLVMAEHGFRQFQVLAHDRGARVAHRLAVDHPQAVQRLMLLDIAPTLAMYQNTSEAFARAYWHWFFLIQPPPLPEALVGSDPVRYLRSVMGSRYAGLGVFAPEALAEYERCLQIPGSAQAVCADYRASAGIDLDHDREDLAAGRQLAQPLRVLWGERGVVGKCFDVLALWRGRATQVSGRALPCGHYIAEEAPEALLAEAQEFFLQE; from the coding sequence ATGCTGGATGGGTTCGAACGCTTCGACTTCGCACGCGACGGCGTGCGGCTGCACGGCGCCCGGTCGGGCCGGGGCCCGGCCTTGCTGATGCTGCATGGCCATCCGCAGACCCATGCGATGTGGCACCGCGTGGCGCCGGCGCTGGTCGAGCGCTTCACCGTCGTGCTGATGGACCTGCGCGGCTACGGCGATTCGGGCCGGCCTGCCGCCGGCGAGGGCAGCGCCGCCTACGCCAAGCGCGAGATGGCGAGCGACGCCATGCTCGTGATGGCGGAGCACGGCTTCCGGCAGTTCCAGGTGCTGGCGCACGATCGCGGCGCGCGCGTCGCGCATCGCCTGGCGGTGGACCATCCGCAGGCCGTGCAGCGCCTGATGCTGCTGGACATCGCGCCGACGCTGGCGATGTACCAGAACACGAGCGAGGCCTTCGCCCGCGCGTACTGGCACTGGTTCTTCCTGATCCAGCCGCCGCCCTTGCCCGAGGCGCTGGTCGGCTCGGACCCGGTCCGCTACCTGCGATCGGTCATGGGGTCGCGCTACGCCGGCCTGGGGGTGTTCGCGCCGGAAGCGCTGGCGGAGTACGAGCGCTGCCTGCAGATCCCGGGCAGCGCGCAGGCCGTGTGCGCCGACTACCGGGCCAGCGCCGGCATCGACCTGGACCATGACCGTGAGGACCTCGCCGCCGGCCGCCAGCTGGCGCAGCCACTGCGCGTGCTGTGGGGCGAGCGGGGCGTCGTCGGCAAGTGCTTCGACGTGCTCGCACTGTGGCGAGGTCGTGCCACGCAGGTTTCCGGCCGCGCGCTGCCGTGCGGTCACTACATCGCCGAGGAGGCGCCGGAGGCGCTGCTGGCGGAAGCCCAGGAATTCTTTCTTCAGGAGTAA
- the uvrC gene encoding excinuclease ABC subunit UvrC: MSESHSEQLLAQVAALPPLPGVYRYFDAQDGVLYVGKARNLKKRVSSYFQKNHGGTRIGHMIGKIARLETTVVRSEAEALLLENNLIKRLNPRYNILFRDDKSYPYLKITGSPDQPGLASTSADGRPSAPTAAQFPRMAYYRGAVDRRHRYFGPYPSAWAVKESIQLLQKVFRLRTCEDTVFANRTRPCLLYQIKRCSGPCVNLVSGPDYQRDVENAEAFLHGETHAVLAELEQRMMQHADRLEFEQAAELRNQMSALSKVLHQQSVETISDKDVDILAVRVQGGRACVNLAMVRGGRHLGDRAYFPSHVEDASAVQDFDDSSEQQECTPVEVQVLEAFIAQHYLDVPVPACLITSHPVGQELTSALSQQKGMKIATVHNPREQRRVWLEMAEKNAEIQLARLLAEEGSQQARTRALVEALDLAPDNLDTFRVECFDVSHTAGESTQASCVVFHHHKMQNSEYRRYNIDGITPGDDYAAMRQVLMRRYGKMAEAGRDPPEATPRGGGAQRLPDLVLVDGGKGQVSMAREVFAELGLDLAVIVGVEKGEGRKVGLEELVFADGRDKVYLGRDSAALMLVAQIRDEAHRFAITGMRARRAKVRVGGSRLEEIPGIGAKKRARLLQRFGGVRGVAAAGVDDIAGVEGISRELAEEIYRALH, translated from the coding sequence ATGTCCGAGAGTCATTCCGAACAGCTGCTGGCACAGGTGGCGGCGCTTCCGCCGTTGCCGGGGGTGTACCGGTACTTCGACGCGCAGGACGGCGTCCTCTACGTCGGCAAGGCGCGCAACCTGAAGAAGCGCGTTTCCAGCTACTTCCAGAAGAACCACGGCGGCACCCGCATCGGCCACATGATCGGGAAGATCGCGCGGCTGGAGACCACGGTCGTGCGCTCCGAGGCCGAGGCGCTGCTGCTCGAGAACAACCTGATCAAGAGGCTCAATCCGCGCTACAACATCCTGTTTCGCGACGACAAGAGCTATCCCTACCTGAAGATCACCGGCTCACCCGACCAGCCGGGACTCGCGAGCACGAGCGCGGACGGGCGGCCGTCCGCGCCCACGGCGGCGCAGTTCCCGCGCATGGCCTATTATCGCGGCGCGGTGGACCGCCGGCACCGCTACTTCGGCCCCTATCCCAGCGCCTGGGCGGTGAAGGAGTCCATCCAGCTGCTGCAGAAGGTGTTCCGCCTGCGCACCTGCGAGGACACGGTGTTCGCCAACCGCACGCGGCCCTGCCTGCTCTACCAGATCAAGCGCTGCTCCGGTCCCTGTGTCAATCTGGTGTCGGGGCCGGACTATCAGCGCGACGTCGAGAACGCCGAGGCCTTCCTGCACGGCGAGACCCATGCCGTGCTGGCCGAGCTGGAGCAGCGCATGATGCAGCACGCCGACCGGCTCGAATTCGAACAGGCGGCCGAGCTGCGCAACCAGATGTCGGCCTTGTCCAAGGTGCTGCACCAGCAGTCGGTGGAGACCATCTCGGACAAGGACGTGGACATCCTCGCGGTGCGCGTCCAGGGCGGGCGCGCCTGCGTCAACCTCGCGATGGTGCGCGGCGGCCGGCACCTGGGCGACCGCGCCTACTTCCCCTCGCACGTCGAGGATGCCTCGGCGGTGCAGGACTTCGACGACAGCAGCGAGCAGCAGGAGTGCACGCCGGTCGAGGTCCAGGTGCTGGAAGCCTTCATCGCGCAGCACTACCTCGACGTGCCCGTGCCGGCCTGCCTGATCACCAGCCATCCGGTTGGGCAGGAACTGACGTCGGCGCTGTCGCAGCAGAAGGGCATGAAGATCGCCACCGTGCACAACCCGCGCGAACAGCGGCGCGTGTGGCTGGAGATGGCCGAGAAGAACGCCGAGATCCAGCTGGCCCGCCTGCTGGCCGAGGAAGGCTCGCAGCAGGCGCGCACGCGCGCGCTGGTGGAGGCGCTGGACCTGGCGCCGGACAACCTCGACACCTTCAGGGTCGAGTGCTTCGATGTCTCGCACACGGCCGGAGAGTCGACCCAGGCCTCATGCGTGGTGTTCCACCACCACAAGATGCAGAACTCGGAGTACCGCCGCTACAACATCGACGGCATCACGCCGGGCGATGACTATGCGGCGATGCGGCAGGTGCTGATGCGCCGCTACGGCAAGATGGCCGAAGCCGGCCGCGACCCGCCAGAAGCAACGCCACGTGGCGGCGGCGCGCAGCGGCTGCCCGACCTGGTGCTGGTGGACGGCGGCAAGGGGCAGGTGAGCATGGCGCGCGAGGTGTTCGCCGAACTGGGCCTGGACCTCGCGGTGATCGTCGGCGTGGAAAAGGGCGAGGGGCGCAAGGTCGGGCTGGAGGAGCTTGTCTTCGCCGACGGGCGCGACAAGGTGTACCTGGGACGGGATTCCGCTGCCCTGATGCTGGTGGCGCAGATCCGCGACGAAGCGCATCGGTTCGCCATCACCGGCATGCGCGCGCGAAGAGCGAAGGTGCGCGTGGGCGGCAGCCGCCTCGAGGAAATCCCCGGCATCGGCGCCAAGAAGCGGGCGCGACTGCTGCAACGGTTCGGCGGCGTGCGCGGGGTCGCGGCCGCGGGCGTGGACGACATCGCCGGCGTCGAAGGAATTTCGCGCGAGCTGGCGGAGGAGATCTACCGGGCATTGCACTAG
- a CDS encoding DMT family transporter has protein sequence MPIVFVLIWSTGFIVARYGMPHAPPMKFLAMRYLLSSLCFAAWVWAARVALPVDRRQVGHLAVTGILMHAGYLGGVWAAVKLGMGAGLAALLVGLQPVLTAVWVSSRGGRVEGRQWLGLGLGLVGLALVVWQKLGHGEVNAPNLALAFMALVSITAGTLYQKRYLAPCDVRSASLVQLLAALAVTLPLALLESEAMRWNGQLAGAMAWSVLGLTLGGSSLLYLLIQRGAATAVTSLLYLVPPTTAVMAWLLFGEAITATTLAGMALTALGVSLVVRAPRVA, from the coding sequence ATGCCGATCGTCTTCGTCCTGATCTGGAGCACCGGGTTCATCGTGGCCCGCTACGGCATGCCGCACGCGCCGCCGATGAAGTTCCTGGCGATGCGCTACCTGCTGTCCTCGCTTTGCTTCGCAGCCTGGGTGTGGGCGGCGCGCGTCGCGCTGCCCGTCGACCGGCGCCAGGTCGGGCACCTCGCCGTGACCGGCATCCTGATGCATGCCGGCTACCTGGGCGGCGTCTGGGCGGCGGTGAAGCTCGGAATGGGCGCCGGCCTGGCGGCGCTGCTGGTCGGCCTGCAGCCGGTGCTGACCGCCGTGTGGGTGTCCTCGCGCGGCGGACGCGTGGAGGGCAGGCAATGGCTCGGACTCGGCCTGGGCCTGGTCGGCCTGGCACTCGTCGTGTGGCAGAAGCTGGGGCACGGCGAGGTGAATGCCCCCAACCTCGCGCTGGCCTTCATGGCGCTGGTCAGCATCACGGCCGGCACGCTCTACCAGAAGCGCTACCTCGCGCCCTGCGACGTGCGGTCGGCCAGCCTGGTGCAATTGCTCGCCGCGCTGGCAGTCACCCTGCCGCTGGCGCTGCTGGAATCGGAAGCCATGCGCTGGAACGGCCAGCTCGCGGGCGCCATGGCCTGGTCGGTGCTCGGCCTGACATTGGGGGGCAGCTCGCTGCTGTACCTGCTGATCCAGCGCGGCGCGGCGACCGCGGTGACCAGCTTGCTCTACCTGGTGCCGCCCACGACCGCGGTCATGGCCTGGCTGCTGTTCGGCGAGGCGATCACGGCGACCACGCTGGCCGGCATGGCGCTCACCGCGCTGGGCGTGAGCCTGGTCGTGCGGGCGCCTCGCGTGGCCTAG